The following are encoded in a window of Sminthopsis crassicaudata isolate SCR6 chromosome 3, ASM4859323v1, whole genome shotgun sequence genomic DNA:
- the THY1 gene encoding thy-1 membrane glycoprotein isoform X2: MNSLTACLADKSLRVDCRYENNTKSPLQYEFSLTREKQKHVLNSTIGVPEHAYRNRVNLSISHNYMALYLKDFSQKDEGVYACELRASGIPNSPVSKNITVYKDKLQTCGVMSLLVQNTSWLLLLLLSLPLLQATDFECL, from the exons ATGAACAGTTTGACTGCTTGTTTGGCGGACAAGAGCCTGAGGGTGGACTGCCGCTATGAAAATAACACCAAGTCCCCACTTCAGTATGAGTTCAGCCTAACCCGAGAGAAACAAAAGCATGTGCTGAACTCCACCATTGGAGTGCCTGAGCATGCCTACCGGAACCGGGTCAACCTCTCCATCTCCCATAACTATATGGCCCTCTACCTGAAAGACTTCAGCCAAAAGGATGAGGGTGTCTATGCCTGTGAACTGCGTGCTTCTGGCATCCCCAACTCCCCTGTCAGCAAGAACATCACTGTCTACAAAG ATAAACTGCAAACCTGTGGGGTCATGAGCCTTCTGGTCCAGAATACCTCctggctgctgctgctactactctccctccccctccttcagGCCACGGATTTTGAGTGCCTGTGA
- the THY1 gene encoding thy-1 membrane glycoprotein isoform X1, translating into MLSPKIGIAVLLTVLQVTYGQKMNSLTACLADKSLRVDCRYENNTKSPLQYEFSLTREKQKHVLNSTIGVPEHAYRNRVNLSISHNYMALYLKDFSQKDEGVYACELRASGIPNSPVSKNITVYKDKLQTCGVMSLLVQNTSWLLLLLLSLPLLQATDFECL; encoded by the exons ATGTTGAGTCCCAAGATTGGCATTGCTGTCCTGTTGACAG TCTTGCAGGTAACCTATGGACAGAAGATGAACAGTTTGACTGCTTGTTTGGCGGACAAGAGCCTGAGGGTGGACTGCCGCTATGAAAATAACACCAAGTCCCCACTTCAGTATGAGTTCAGCCTAACCCGAGAGAAACAAAAGCATGTGCTGAACTCCACCATTGGAGTGCCTGAGCATGCCTACCGGAACCGGGTCAACCTCTCCATCTCCCATAACTATATGGCCCTCTACCTGAAAGACTTCAGCCAAAAGGATGAGGGTGTCTATGCCTGTGAACTGCGTGCTTCTGGCATCCCCAACTCCCCTGTCAGCAAGAACATCACTGTCTACAAAG ATAAACTGCAAACCTGTGGGGTCATGAGCCTTCTGGTCCAGAATACCTCctggctgctgctgctactactctccctccccctccttcagGCCACGGATTTTGAGTGCCTGTGA